A window of Anomalospiza imberbis isolate Cuckoo-Finch-1a 21T00152 chromosome 4, ASM3175350v1, whole genome shotgun sequence contains these coding sequences:
- the MSMO1 gene encoding methylsterol monooxygenase 1, whose amino-acid sequence MAMNDSVNILNSAYLAVEYIDSFLPDNPLQQPFKNAWNYMLDNYTKFQIATWGSLIVHEVSYFLLCVPGFIFQFIPYMQKYKIQQDKPETWEKQWKCFKTLLFNHFFIQLPLICGTYYFTEYFNIPYGWEEMPRWYVLVAQCFGCAVIEDAWHYFLHRLLHHKRIYKYIHKVHHEFVSPFGMQAEYAHPLETLILGTGFFIGIVVFCNHVVLLWAWVICRLMETIDVHSGYDVPLNPLHLVPFYAGARFHDFHHMNFIGNYASTFTWWDRLFGTDSQFIAYQEKEKKKQCVTKKKAN is encoded by the exons ATGGCCATGAATGACAGCGTTAATATCTTGAACTCTGCTTATCTGGCAGTGGAATATATAGACTCCTTCTTACCTGACAATCCCCTGCAGCAACCATTCAAAAATGCCTGGAATTACATGCTGGATAACTATACAAAGTTCCAAATTGCAACTTGGGGATCACTTATAGTTCATGAAGTTTCATACTTTTTGCTCTGTGTACCAGGATTTATCTTTCAGTTTATACCATACATGCAAAAGTATAAAATTCAACAG GATAAACCAGAAACATGGGAAAAACAGTGGAAGTGTTTCAAAACGCTCCTCTTCAACCACTTCTTCATTCAGCTTCCCCTGATTTGTGGTACTTATTACTTCACAGAGTATTTTAACATCCCGTATGGGTGGGAAGAGATGCCGCGATG GTATGTTCTGGTTGCCCAGTGTTTTGGATGTGCAGTGATTGAGGATGCCTGGCACTATTTTCTGCATAGATTGCTGCATCACAAGAGAATATACAAGTATATCCATAAGGTTCACCATGAGTTTGTT TCTCCATTTGGAATGCAAGCAGAATATGCACATCCTCTGGAAACCCTCATCCTTGGAACTGGCttttttattggaattgttgtTTTCTGCAACCATGTGGTTCTTCTGTGGGCATGGGTGATCTGTCGCTTGATGGAAACCATTGACGTACACAG TGGCTACGATGTCCCGCTGAACCCTCTTCATTTGGTGCCTTTCTATGCTGGGGCCCGTTTCCATGATTTCCATCACATGAACTTTATTGGCAACTACGCCTCGACTTTCACATGGTGGGACAGACTCTTTGGTACAGACTCTCAATTCATTGCCTAtcaagaaaaagagaagaagaaacaaTGTGTAACAAAGAAGAAGGCTAACTAA